The following proteins are co-located in the Pirellulales bacterium genome:
- a CDS encoding tetratricopeptide repeat protein gives SIYRLTYFKDALELWQDAVARQPYNHVAHINYGVELLNRKQLEQAIEQFEQALQLAHKDFAKIHMELGTALSLSGRSQDAIPHFEEALQLVPEEPAKVHQFLAISLVNVGRAEDAISHFQQAIDIGPDSGELRRKLALAYAAAGRDKEAISCFESALRAGFDSAELYNDLGMALVRDGRPADAIVELQHALRRRPDSAQVHYNLGVAWTAADQSQRAVAEFQQALRMQPDYPAVHKSLGLALVRANQAGAAVTHLEQALRQEPDSAELHYNLGVALVAADRAGDAIIEFDRALRLQPDYPAAKTGLAQALDAQQHSKK, from the coding sequence GAGCATCTATCGACTCACCTACTTCAAGGATGCACTGGAACTTTGGCAAGACGCCGTCGCGCGCCAGCCCTACAATCACGTCGCCCACATTAACTACGGAGTCGAGCTGCTCAATCGCAAACAATTGGAGCAGGCCATCGAGCAATTCGAGCAAGCGCTGCAGCTTGCCCACAAGGACTTCGCGAAAATTCACATGGAACTCGGCACGGCCCTCTCGCTGAGTGGGCGGTCGCAGGACGCGATTCCCCATTTCGAAGAGGCTCTGCAGCTCGTGCCCGAAGAGCCGGCCAAAGTGCATCAATTCCTCGCCATCAGCCTGGTCAATGTGGGCCGGGCCGAGGATGCCATTTCGCATTTCCAACAGGCGATCGACATCGGCCCTGATTCGGGCGAGCTGCGCCGCAAGCTGGCCTTGGCCTATGCCGCCGCCGGCCGCGACAAGGAGGCCATCTCCTGTTTCGAATCAGCGCTGCGGGCCGGATTTGACTCCGCCGAACTTTATAATGACCTGGGGATGGCCTTGGTCCGCGACGGTCGGCCCGCGGACGCGATCGTGGAATTACAGCATGCCTTGCGCCGCCGGCCCGATTCGGCCCAGGTGCATTACAATCTGGGCGTTGCCTGGACTGCAGCGGACCAATCACAGCGAGCAGTCGCCGAATTCCAACAGGCATTGCGCATGCAGCCCGACTATCCCGCCGTCCATAAAAGCCTGGGCCTGGCATTGGTGCGGGCCAATCAGGCTGGGGCGGCGGTAACGCACCTTGAGCAGGCATTGCGCCAGGAGCCGGACTCGGCCGAGTTGCACTACAACTTGGGCGTCGCGTTGGTAGCTGCCGATCGCGCGGGAGACGCAATCATCGAATTCGATCGCGCGCTGCGTCTGCAGCCCGACTACCCGGCCGCCAAAACGGGCCTCGCGCAAGCACTTGACGCGCAACAGCATTCAAAGAAATAA